A DNA window from Seriola aureovittata isolate HTS-2021-v1 ecotype China chromosome 8, ASM2101889v1, whole genome shotgun sequence contains the following coding sequences:
- the bbs12 gene encoding LOW QUALITY PROTEIN: Bardet-Biedl syndrome 12 protein (The sequence of the model RefSeq protein was modified relative to this genomic sequence to represent the inferred CDS: inserted 1 base in 1 codon), with the protein MLGSTVVNHGQHFGLQKLSALAGIAHSYLGPSKKYKFIQDDTSGESALVCSCFRILESLELTXPVGQLVYETIQAHHNVYNTGSGCLLFLAGAWSRVALECLHRGLSVSHIISAMSEGIDICIDVCRKCSISTECLGVAQSESCTETFHGLGLQLSKKPIMEAPQASSHLQGTTNISHKTLNNSGQRKIKLSRHFCEVKSKNISTVPQPQQPKLPNIAHIAEGLSHGCVSAMNLVVEASQMQSKNTQQNISCSTFDITKVVTCVLPGLPEENACIVPGCIVLLSAEQASVAHHLKERHLKVALIHGDLSDTFRHLGFSRPAGIQHVSGQSALSSSSKEEEWMVKVLSLLLNLEVNLILVSGLASEKVIQRCCQHDILVVEKVKASVLKAFANATGGVPVTYAAQLKKQCVCTGVKIVIWRDLSSPERKFTTAVNISTGANSRLVTAILTSCVHGKLQALEDQFWACAYRLHHTLKDKALLPGAGVTEMLCIHHLQKQAGHHEKHCTEGAGASKPQSKATPENPYSGLVLRLMADALIDYISTVMVNSGKFTKVKARTVVSQQLQDCNGHLGIAAKFSQLFLEGETEDSAFFSAVKSDGAPATKVYDNLSVKQEAWRKALDLVFLVLQTDAEVITGVDQRTDGAKENLMLL; encoded by the exons ATGCTGGGAAGTACAGTTGTAAACCATGGACAACATTTTGGACTGCAGAAGCTCTCAGCGTTGGCAGGAATTGCACATTCTTATTTGGGCCCCAGTAAAAAGTATAAGTTTATCCAGGATGACACGAGTGGGGAGTCAGCTCTTGTGTGCTCGTGTTTTCGCATCCTTGAGAGCCTGGAGCTGA TGCCCGTGGGTCAGCTGGTTTATGAGACTATTCAAGCTCACCACAATGTCTATAATACAGGGTCAGGATGCCTGCTGTTTCTCGCAGGAGCGTGGAGCCGTGTTGCTCTGGAGTGCCTTCACAGAGGACTTTCAGTATCACACATCATCTCAGCAATGTCTGAAGGCATCGATATATGCATAGATGTTTGCAGGAAATGCAGCATCTCAACTGAATGTCTTGGTGTGGCACAGTCAGAGAGCTGCACTGAGACATTCCATGGCTTAGGACTTCAACTATCAAAGAAACCCATCATGGAGGCTCCACAGGCATCGAGCCACCTGCAAGGGACAACAAATATCAGTCACAAGACTCTAAACAACAGTggacaaaggaaaataaagctCAGCAGACATTTTTGTGAGGTCAAGTCTAAAAATATCTCCACAGTACCACAACCTCAACAACCTAAGCTCCCTAACATTGCACACATTGCTGAGGGATTGAGTCACGGTTGTGTCAGTGCCATGAATTTAGTCGTGGAAGCCAGCCAGATGCAATCAAAAAATACTCAACAAAATATCAGCTGTTCCACATTTGACATAACTAAAGTGGTGACTTGTGTTCTACCTGGTCTCCCAGAGGAGAATGCGTGCATTGTACCAGGCTGCATTGTTCTCTTATCTGCTGAACAGGCTTCAGTTGCACATCACTTAAAAGAACGGCACTTGAAGGTTGCTCTTATTCATGGAGATTTGTCCGATACCTTCCGCCATCTTGGCTTTAGTCGTCCAGCAGGGATACAGCATGTGAGTGGCCAGTCGGCTTTGTCAAGTTCAAGCAAAGAGGAAGAGTGGATGGTAAAGGTTTTGTCACTGTTGCTGAATCTGGAAGTGAACCTGATACTAGTCAGTGGCCTTGCTAGTGAGAAAGTGATTCAACGCTGTTGCCAACATGATATACTTGTGGTGGAAAAAGTGAAGGCTTCCGTTTTGAAGGCATTCGCTAACGCAACAGGTGGTGTTCCAGTGACTTACGCTGCACAGTTGAAAAAGCAATGTGTTTGCACTGGGGTGAAGATTGTGATATGGAGGGATCTCAGCAGCCCTGAGAGGAAGTTTACAACAGCTGTGAATATTTCCACCGGTGCTAACAGCAGGTTGGTCACAGCAATCCTCACAAGCTGTGTACATGGCAAGCTGCAGGCCCTGGAGGATCAGTTTTGGGCCTGTGCTTATCGTTTACACCACACGCTGAAAGACAAAGCCCTCCTGCCCGGTGCTGGAGTGACAGAAATGCTTTGTATTCATCACCTTCAAAAACAAGCAGGGCACCATGAGAAGCATTGCACAGAGGGGGCAGGTGCCTCTAAGCCACAGTCTAAAGCAACACCAGAAAACCCTTACAGTGGTCTAGTGTTACGCCTCATGGCAGATGCTTTAATCGATTACATATCCACTGTGATGGTTAACAGTGGAAAGTTCACAAAAGTCAAAGCCAGGACTGTGGTGAGCCAACAACTGCAGGACTGTAACGGACATCTGGGCATCGCTGCAAAGTTCTCACAACTTTTCTTGGAGGGTGAAACAGAGGACAGTGCATTTTTCTCAGCGGTGAAATCTGACGGAGCTCCAGCAACGAAAGTCTATGATAATCTGAGTGTGAAGCAGGAAGCATGGAGGAAAGCCTTAGACCTGGTTTTCCTGGTCTTACAGACTGATGCAGAGGTCATCACAGGCGTAGACCAAAGAACTGATGGTGCTAAAGAAAATCTGATGCTTTTATGA
- the fgf2 gene encoding fibroblast growth factor 2 translates to MATGEITTLPSTPEDGGSGGFPPGNFKDPKRLYCKNGGFFLRIKSDGGVDGIREKNDPHIKLQLQATSVGEVVIKGVFANRYLAMNRDGRLFGARRATDECHFLERLESNNYNTYRSRKYPNMYVALKRTGQYKSGNKTGPGQKAILFLPMSAKC, encoded by the exons atggCCACGGGAGAAATCACAACACTTCCCTCCACACCTGAAGACGGCGGCAGCGGCGGCTTTCCTCCTGGAAACTTCAAGGATCCCAAAAGGCTGTACTGTAAAAACGGGGGCTTCTTCTTGAGGATAAAGTCTGACGGGGGAGTGGATGGAATCCGGGAGAAGAACGACCCCCACA TAAAACTTCAACTCCAGGCGACCTCCGTGGGTGAGGTGGTGATCAAAGGAGTTTTTGCTAACCGCTATCTGGCGATGAACAGAGACGGACGACTGTTTGGAGCG aGACGAGCTACGGATGAATGCCATTTCCTGGAGCGGCTCGagagcaacaactacaacaccTATCGCTCCAGGAAGTACCCGAACATGTATGTGGCTCTGAAGCGGACAGGCCAGTACAAGTCCGGAAACAAAACGGGACCGGGTCAGAAGGCCATTCTCTTTCTTCCAATGTCCGCCAAGTGCTAA